The Acidobacteriaceae bacterium nucleotide sequence TTGTGCTGCGGAGTTGTTACTTCTTCTCTATCGTGGGGATAGAAGTTCGCCTGCTGCCACCAGCGCTCGGGCGTCTTCTTTGCCTGCGGCCAGATTTCGTCCAGGTTGTCGCCGCTGTAGAGCATGCCGCCACGCATCACCCAATGCACGCTGTTCGTGTTGTGGATGTCGGCGAGCGGGTTGCGGTCGAGAACGACGAGGTCGGCGAGTTTGCCCGGCTCGAGGGAGCCGAGGTCCTTCTCCAGACCGATGGCCTCTGCGCCGTCGAGGGTGGCGACGCGGAGCACCTCCATCGGCTTCATGCCGCCCATGGCCATCGCCCACATCTCCCAGTGAACCTGGAGGCCCTGCATCATGCCGTGGCCGCCCATGCCGACGATGCCGCCAGCGCGAAGGATCTTCGCGGCGTCGGCTGCCTGCTGAGGAAAGATGTACTCGTCGTCACGCGTCCACTGCATGCGCTCGGTGTCGTGTGCGAGGACGTAGGGGTCGATGAAGTGCTGGATCTTCGGGTCGTCGTGCACCTCGGTGTGTTCGAGGAAGTACTGCGTAGCCGTGGGGCCGCCGTAGGCCACGACGAGCGTGGGCGTATACGTGGTCCGGGCCTGCGCCTGCAGTTGCACGATGTCCTTGTAGATCGGCGTCTGTGGGTAGTTGTGCTCGTTCCCGCTGAAACCGTCGATGACCTGCGTGAGGTCCATGCGGGTGTCGATGCCGCCTTCGGTTGTCGGCATGGCCTTCAACTCCTGCGAGGCTTCAACCATCCACTGACGCTGCTGGCGGTCGCCCACCATATAGCTCTTCAGCAGATGCGTGCGATAGTACTGGGTGTAACGGCGGACGGTGTCCTCGGCGTCCTTCAGCGAGTGGAAGTCGTTCTCGTGGAAGATGCCGGGGCCGGTGGAGAAGGCTCGCGGACCGAGCACCCGGCCGGTGTCGGCGAGGTCCTGGTAGGCGAAGGCGTCGATGGTGAACGTCTGAGGATCGCGGGCGGCGGTGACGCCGTAGGCAAGATTTGCCTCAAGCGGCCAGTTCTCAAGATCAAGCACGTCGCGCCGGACCTGTGTCCAGTGGGCGTGAATGTCGATGAGGCCCGGGATGATCGTCTTGCCGGAGACATCGAGCACCTTGGCGTCCGCGGGGACAGCAACCGAACCCTGTGGGCCTACGGCCATGATGCGATCGTGCGTGACGACGACGTCGGCGTTTTCGATGACCTGATCGCCGTTCATCGTGATGACGCGTGCGCCGCGCAGGACAACGCTTCCCTCAGGCATGGCACGCGGCTCTTCGACACGCAGGAAGGTGTGCTGCGTATCCAGCGTTGCGGCTTCCTTGGCGCTGGCTGCAGGTGTCTTCTTTTTTCCGTCTTCCGCCTTCGCAGAGAACTCCTGCGGGGCTTTCGCGACCTTGTCCGCATCGGCGCTTTCCGCCGCGATGACCGTGGCGACGGGAATGCGGAAGAGAGTGGCCCCAGTGGTCCAGTAGATCTGCTGACCGTCCGGCGACCAGCCGATGTCGTCCACGCCTTCGACGCTGACGCGCTTGCCAGCAAGGCTGGGCTTCATGGGATCGAACTCAACGGCGGGGCCGCCGATGCGGGGCAGATCCACGAGCCAGGCTTGATGGTTCACCAACGCCACGGCGCGCGTGCCGTCGGGGCTTGGTTCGACCAGCGTGGCGTTGATCAACTCCTTGGCACCCTGCACGTCCCTGGCCTTGACGACCATGAGTTCGCGCACGTCACTGCCGTCGCGGCGCATGGAGATCAGGCCCTTGGGGCCGTCTGCGTAGATCCGGTCAGAACCGTTGACGAAGCGCGGACGGATGATGCCGCGAGCAGGCGTGAGGACCTGCGCCTTGCCGCCGTTCGCGGGAACGCTGACGAGGTCCGTGCCGGGGACGATGTTGACGCCGTGGAACATGTACTCCACACGACGCTCGCGGCGCGACTCCAGCGACGCACGCAGCGAGAGGATTTCATTGCCGCTGGGGGACCAGACGGGATCGCTGAAGAAGCTGGTGCCGTCGGTCAGGCGGACGGGATCGGCGCCTTCGACGGGAGCCTTCCAGATGGCACCACCGGCTTCAGCGTCCCAGGTGACGTAAGCGAGGGTTTTGCCATCGGCAGACCAGGCTGGCTGGAACTCTGCTGCGTCGCTCTTCGTCAGGCGACGCGCTTTGCCTGTGGCGACATCCGCCACGAAGACGTGCGCCAGAGAGGAGAACGCGACCCACTTGCCGTCGGGCGAAAGCGTGGCGTCGGAGGTGATGCGAGCCACAACCGGGCCTTCTTCCACGCGATGCGCGGAGTGAACGAGCGGACCGAGTTCCTGCT carries:
- a CDS encoding amidohydrolase family protein — protein: MAQEKGLVPQPLSLKSTRTIHFTTDEGTWISLDLSPDGKTILFELLGDLYTLPITGGEARPLMTGMAYDAQPRYSPDGKQLVFVSDRDGAQNVWISNTDGTAARALTKDRQTGWVSPEWTPDGKYILVEKTSDVFGGRELWMYDVLGGNGVQITKAATTPNMPSGQQLNVSSAVESPDGRYIYYSQRKGLFGYNAVFPLWQIVRRDTTTGIDDVITDEQGSAIRPRISPDGKWMVFGTRLNARSGLKARNLATGEDHWLAYPIDRDEQEGIGTRDLLPGYAFTPDSSAIIVSYGGKLHRVYVATGKASPIPFTADVKQELGPLVHSAHRVEEGPVVARITSDATLSPDGKWVAFSSLAHVFVADVATGKARRLTKSDAAEFQPAWSADGKTLAYVTWDAEAGGAIWKAPVEGADPVRLTDGTSFFSDPVWSPSGNEILSLRASLESRRERRVEYMFHGVNIVPGTDLVSVPANGGKAQVLTPARGIIRPRFVNGSDRIYADGPKGLISMRRDGSDVRELMVVKARDVQGAKELINATLVEPSPDGTRAVALVNHQAWLVDLPRIGGPAVEFDPMKPSLAGKRVSVEGVDDIGWSPDGQQIYWTTGATLFRIPVATVIAAESADADKVAKAPQEFSAKAEDGKKKTPAASAKEAATLDTQHTFLRVEEPRAMPEGSVVLRGARVITMNGDQVIENADVVVTHDRIMAVGPQGSVAVPADAKVLDVSGKTIIPGLIDIHAHWTQVRRDVLDLENWPLEANLAYGVTAARDPQTFTIDAFAYQDLADTGRVLGPRAFSTGPGIFHENDFHSLKDAEDTVRRYTQYYRTHLLKSYMVGDRQQRQWMVEASQELKAMPTTEGGIDTRMDLTQVIDGFSGNEHNYPQTPIYKDIVQLQAQARTTYTPTLVVAYGGPTATQYFLEHTEVHDDPKIQHFIDPYVLAHDTERMQWTRDDEYIFPQQAADAAKILRAGGIVGMGGHGMMQGLQVHWEMWAMAMGGMKPMEVLRVATLDGAEAIGLEKDLGSLEPGKLADLVVLDRNPLADIHNTNSVHWVMRGGMLYSGDNLDEIWPQAKKTPERWWQQANFYPHDREEVTTPQHNENGRLHAQAAVLVMLSAGGETLVISCVGSRRSLRKRVAAEG